The following are encoded in a window of Mustela nigripes isolate SB6536 chromosome 1, MUSNIG.SB6536, whole genome shotgun sequence genomic DNA:
- the LOC132012446 gene encoding olfactory receptor 10D3: MEKKNGSVVTKFILLGIPHTKGLETMLFVLFLPFYACTLLGNMSILMAILSSTRLHTPMYFFLGNLSVFDMSFSSVTCPKMLLYLMGLSPLISYENCVSQLFFFHFLGSIECFLYTVMAYDRFTAICYPLRYTILMSPRICGALAVGTWLLGCIHSSILTSLTFTLPYCGPNEVNHFFCDIPALLPLACADTSLAQRVSFTNVGLVSLLCFLLILLSYTRITISILHIHSTEGRRRAFSTCSAHLIAILCAYGPIITVYLQPTPNPMLGTVVQILMNLVGPMLNPLIYTLRNKEVKTALKIILHRTNHIPES; this comes from the coding sequence ATGGAGAAGAAGAACGGCTCGGTGGTGACTAAATTCATCCTGTTGGGGATTCCACACACAAAGGGGCTAGAGACTATgctttttgtcttgttcttgccCTTCTATGCCTGCACCCTGCTGGGAAATATGTCCATCCTCATGGCTATTCTTTCTTCCACTCGCCTTCACACACCCATGTATTTTTTCCTGGGGAACTTGTCTGTGTTCGACATGAGTTTCTCTTCTGTAACGTGTCCTAAAATGCTGCTGTACctcatgggactgagcccacTCATTTCCTATGAGAACTGTGTCTCCCAGctcttcttcttccatttccttggCAGCATTGAGTGCTTCTTGTATAcggtgatggcctatgaccgcttcACTGCCATCTGTTACCCTCTGCGCTACACAATTCTCATGAGCCCTAGAATCTGCGGGGCCTTGGCTGTGGGCACATGGCTGTTAGGTTGTATCCATTCTAGTATCTTGACTTCGCTCACCTTCACTTTGCCATACTGTGGTCCCAATGAAGTGAATCACTTCTTTTGTGATATTCCAGCACTTTTGCCATTGGCCTGTGCTGATACATCCTTAGCCCAGAGGGTGAGTTTCACCAATGTTGGCCTGGTAtctctcctctgctttctcctaATCCTTTTATCCTACACTCGCATCACCATCTCCATCCTGCATATTCATTCAACCGAGGGCCGCCGCCGGGCCTTCTCCACTTGCAGTGCCCACCTCATTGCCATCCTTTGTGCCTATGGGCCCATCATCACTGTCTACCTGCAGCCCACGCCTAACCCCATGCTGGGAACTGTGGTTCAAATACTGATGAATCTGGTAGGTCCGATGCTGAACCCTTTAATCTATACCTTGAGGAATAAGGAAGTTAAAACAGCCCTGAAAATAATTTTGCACAGGACAAACCACATTCCTGAGAGTTAG
- the LOC132012454 gene encoding olfactory receptor 10D1B-like translates to MRNLSVVTEFILLGIPHTEDLESMLFVLFLGFYIFTLLGNLLILLAIVSSTRLHTPMYFFLCQLSVCDIFFPSVSSPKMLFYLSGNSRVISYAGCASQLFFYHFLGCTECFLYTVMAYDRFVAICYPLRYTVIMSHRACASLAVGTSFFGCIQATFLTALTFQLPYCGANEVDYFFCDIPVMLKLACADTSALEMVGFISVGLMPLSCFLLILTSYSRIVCSILQIRSAEGRRRAFSTCSAHLTAILLFYMPVVLIYLRPTPSPWLDATVQILNNLVTPMLNPLIYSLRNKEVKSSLRKVLYHLGFLPEPL, encoded by the coding sequence ATGAGGAATCTCTCAGTAGTGACTGAATTTATCCTGCTGGGCATCCCCCACACGGAGGACCTGGAGAGCATgctctttgtcttgtttttgggCTTCTACATCTTCACTCTTCTGGGGAACCTGCTCATCCTCCTCGCGATTGTCTCCTCCACTCGgctccacacccccatgtacttcttcttGTGTCAACTCTCTGTGTGTGACatatttttcccttctgtgaGCTCCCCCAAGATGCTCTTCTACCTCTCAGGGAACAGCCGGGTCATCTCCTATGCAGGCTGTGCATCCCAGCTCTTCTTCTACCACTTCCTGGGCTGTACCGAGTGCTTCCTGTACAcagtgatggcctatgaccgctttGTCGCCATCTGCTACCCTCTGCGCTACACGGTGATCATGAGCCACAGAGCGTGCGCCAGCCTGGCCGTGGGGACCTCCTTTTTTGGCTGCATTCAGGCCACCTTTCTAACCGCTCTCACCTTCCAGTTGCCCTATTGTGGCGCCAATGAGGTGGACTATTTCTTCTGTGATATTCCGGTGATGCTGAAGCTGGCTTGTGCTGATACCTCAGCCCTGGAGATGGTGGGGTTCATCAGTGTGGGCCTCATGCCCCTCAGTTGCTTCCTTCTCATCCTTACCTCCTACAGTCGCATTGTCTGCTCCATCCTGCAGATCCGCTCGGCAGAGGGCCGGCGCCGCGCCTTCTCCACCTGCAGTGCCCACCTCACTGCCATCTTGCTTTTCTACATGCCAGTGGTCCTCATCTACCTAAGGCCAACCCCAAGCCCCTGGCTGGATGCAACTGTCCAGATCCTGAATAACCTGGTCACCCCCATGCTGAACCCCTTGATCTACAGCCTCAGGAACAAGGAGGTCAAATCATCTCTGAGGAAGGTGCTATATCACTTGGGCTTCCTTCCTGAGCCGTTGTAG